One part of the Sarcophilus harrisii chromosome 5, mSarHar1.11, whole genome shotgun sequence genome encodes these proteins:
- the A4GALT gene encoding lactosylceramide 4-alpha-galactosyltransferase — protein MFKQPMCVLKFLRGSTNQRACTLLAIIFKLMFLVSIMIYWMAESKYKGQLRSLPLEVKCPLVLSSAPSPILGEPPAPPGDIFFVETSDRTNPNFLFMCSVESASRTHPGTRIVVLMKGLLGRNSSLPKHLGISLLSCFSNVEFQPLDLANLFEGTPLASWYASLNQRWHPYLVPTVSDAARIAIMWKFGGIYLDTDFIVLKNLKNFTNVLGIQSKYVLNGAFLAFEPKHEFIYLCMQDFVDHYNGWIWGHQGPQLLTRVFKKWCGSQSLQDRRSCRGVHALPQEAFYPITWQNWKRYFEDISSQEFHTLLNKTYAVHVWNKKSQSVSFEVTSKVLLARLYSRYCPMTSEVMKMYL, from the coding sequence ATGTTCAAGCAGCCCATGTGTGTGTTGAAGTTCCTCCGAGGGTCCACCAACCAGAGAGCGTGCACGCTGTTAGCCATTATTTTCAAGCTCATGTTTCTCGTCTCTATCATGATCTACTGGATGGCAGAATCGAAATACAAGGGCCAGCTACGCAGCTTGCCTCTCGAGGTTAAGTGCCCCCTCGTCCTTTCTTCAGCGCCTTCTCCGATCCTGGGTGAGCCCCCTGCCCCACCGGGGGACATCTTCTTTGTGGAAACTTCCGATCGGACCAACCCCAACTTCCTTTTCATGTGTTCGGTGGAGTCGGCCTCCAGGACTCACCCTGGTACCAGGATTGTCGTCCTCATGAAGGGCCTGCTTGGCAGGaactcttccctccccaagcACTTGGGCATCTCTCTGCTGAGCTGCTTCTCCAATGTGGAATTCCAGCCACTGGACCTGGCCAACCTTTTTGAGGGCACCCCTTTAGCCAGCTGGTATGCCTCTCTCAACCAAAGATGGCATCCGTACCTGGTCCCCACCGTTTCAGATGCTGCCAGAATAGCCATCATGTGGAAGTTTGGGGGGATTTATTTGGATACGGACTTCATCGTGCTGAAAAATCTGAAGAACTTCACCAACGTCCTGGGCATCCAGTCCAAGTACGTGCTCAATGGGGCCTTCCTGGCCTTTGAGCCCAAACACGAGTTCATCTACCTCTGCATGCAGGACTTTGTGGATCATTATAACGGGTGGATCTGGGGCCACCAGGGCCCCCAGCTCTTGACCCGCGTCTTCAAAAAGTGGTGCGGGAGTCAGAGCCTTCAGGATCGCCGGAGCTGCAGAGGGGTCCATGCCCTGCCCCAGGAAGCCTTCTACCCCATCACGTGGCAAAACTGGAAGAGGTATTTCGAAGACATCAGCTCACAGGAATTCCACACGCTGCTGAATAAGACCTATGCGGTCCATGTATGGAACAAGAAGAGCCAGAGCGTCAGCTTTGAGGTCACTTCTAAGGTACTGCTGGCCCGTCTCTATTCCCGCTATTGCCCTATGACCTCAGAGGTCATGAAGATGTACCTCTGA
- the LOC100925541 gene encoding poly(U)-specific endoribonuclease isoform X2 — translation MASGLVLNHELSKLFNQLWDADVNRFRPGRDYAISLQGKADFVPQGVHRTTDHASQALFLWVNEGRLQSTKTFAAFISLLDNYETSTGIAEVVTPEEEAENNLFLDALLETEVMKLTHQYLVRKNWSKPSRTDFKAQLYRIWFQLYTREGHQGPDSCGFEHVFVGETRRGRDILGFHNWVQFYLQEKRGNIDYKGYVARKHKSRPDEDDQVLNLQFSWKGLVKPVGSTFLGVSPEFEFALFTVVFLQSQEKVTRELVRIEEYELQVVVCRHGQHIGSAYPILLSSNNEDLY, via the exons ATGGCGAGCGG GCTGGTTTTAAATCATGAGCTCTCAAAACTTTTCAACCAACTGTGGGATGCCGACGTTAACCGCTTCAGGCCTGGCCGAGACTATGCCATTTCCCTGCAG GGGAAGGCAGACTTTGTCCCCCAAGGTGTCCACAGAACCACCGACCATGCTTCTCAGGCTCTGTTCCTCTGGGTGAACGAGGGCCGGTTACAAAGCACCAAGACCTTTGCAG CTTTTATCTCCCTTTTGGATAACTACGAGACGTCAACGGGTATAGCAGAAGTCGTGACCCCGGAGGAAGAAGCAGAAAACAACCTGTTCCTGGATGCTCTCTTAGAGACAGAGGTGATGAAG cTCACCCATCAGTATCTGGTGAGAAAAAACTGGTCCAAGCCCAGCCGGACGGATTTCAAGGCTCAGCTCTACAGAATCTGGTTCCAGCTGTACACTCGGGAGGGCCACCAAGG GCCTGATTCTTGTGGTTTTGAGCACGTGTTTGTGGGTGAAACGCGGCGAGGACGGGATATCCTGGGCTTCCATAATTGGGTCCAGTTCTACCTGCAGGAGAAGCGGGGAAATATCGATTACAAAGGCTATGTGGCCAGGAAGCACAAGAGCCGG CCTGATGAAGATGACCAGGTGTTGAACCTTCAGTTCAGCTGGAAGGGTTTGGTGAAACCCGTGGGCAGCACCTTCTTGGGCGTGAGCCCTGAGTTTGAATTCGCCCTCTTCACTGTCGTGTTCCTGCAGTCCCAAGAAAAGGTCACTCGGGAGCTCGTCCGCATCGAGGAGTACGAGCTGCAGGTTGTGGTCTGCCGCCACGGTCAGCACATCGGTTCCGCCTACCCCATCCTGCTCAGCAGCAACAATGAGGACCTGTACtga
- the LOC100925541 gene encoding poly(U)-specific endoribonuclease isoform X1 → MLGLDRSAPGFTCRLVLNHELSKLFNQLWDADVNRFRPGRDYAISLQGKADFVPQGVHRTTDHASQALFLWVNEGRLQSTKTFAAFISLLDNYETSTGIAEVVTPEEEAENNLFLDALLETEVMKLTHQYLVRKNWSKPSRTDFKAQLYRIWFQLYTREGHQGPDSCGFEHVFVGETRRGRDILGFHNWVQFYLQEKRGNIDYKGYVARKHKSRPDEDDQVLNLQFSWKGLVKPVGSTFLGVSPEFEFALFTVVFLQSQEKVTRELVRIEEYELQVVVCRHGQHIGSAYPILLSSNNEDLY, encoded by the exons ATGCTTGGTCTGGACAGATCTGCTCCTGGGTTTACTTGCAGGCTGGTTTTAAATCATGAGCTCTCAAAACTTTTCAACCAACTGTGGGATGCCGACGTTAACCGCTTCAGGCCTGGCCGAGACTATGCCATTTCCCTGCAG GGGAAGGCAGACTTTGTCCCCCAAGGTGTCCACAGAACCACCGACCATGCTTCTCAGGCTCTGTTCCTCTGGGTGAACGAGGGCCGGTTACAAAGCACCAAGACCTTTGCAG CTTTTATCTCCCTTTTGGATAACTACGAGACGTCAACGGGTATAGCAGAAGTCGTGACCCCGGAGGAAGAAGCAGAAAACAACCTGTTCCTGGATGCTCTCTTAGAGACAGAGGTGATGAAG cTCACCCATCAGTATCTGGTGAGAAAAAACTGGTCCAAGCCCAGCCGGACGGATTTCAAGGCTCAGCTCTACAGAATCTGGTTCCAGCTGTACACTCGGGAGGGCCACCAAGG GCCTGATTCTTGTGGTTTTGAGCACGTGTTTGTGGGTGAAACGCGGCGAGGACGGGATATCCTGGGCTTCCATAATTGGGTCCAGTTCTACCTGCAGGAGAAGCGGGGAAATATCGATTACAAAGGCTATGTGGCCAGGAAGCACAAGAGCCGG CCTGATGAAGATGACCAGGTGTTGAACCTTCAGTTCAGCTGGAAGGGTTTGGTGAAACCCGTGGGCAGCACCTTCTTGGGCGTGAGCCCTGAGTTTGAATTCGCCCTCTTCACTGTCGTGTTCCTGCAGTCCCAAGAAAAGGTCACTCGGGAGCTCGTCCGCATCGAGGAGTACGAGCTGCAGGTTGTGGTCTGCCGCCACGGTCAGCACATCGGTTCCGCCTACCCCATCCTGCTCAGCAGCAACAATGAGGACCTGTACtga